Within Mytilus edulis chromosome 10, xbMytEdul2.2, whole genome shotgun sequence, the genomic segment tattcaaataagacatgttaaatgtcttcaaaaacattattttaaaagatctttgttgtcgacgtatgcgctctatgtttcctgtcaaataatctttggaaatttacccattttcattgatttttcgtaaaaaatcaatatgagtacaacttgtgacgtcataatgaacgcagaaacgtaaaattttcaacaaaatggcttatatcctatctagtcaatgtattagctataatttatcgtgatattggtcaataaatccgaatttgaaatttacgctaaaaaggGACCATTTTAGGatcttatcgaacatactcctttgttATTTTAAAGATGCAACCAAAGTCCAAACATAAACAACGCCTCCATTTCAGAATTGTTTGTAATAATTTCATATACTTAGCTATCAatggtaccaggcttataatttaatacgccagacgcgcgtttcgtctacacaagactcatcagtgatgctcagataaaaaatagttataaagctaaacaaaagttagagcattgaggaccaaaaatacCAATAAGTTGtatcaaatacggctaagataatctttgactgggataaaaaaaaatcatacttttgtatacaggaaataaaaaaaaaaatgaccatataattgataatcatgacaacaccgaagtgctgacttcttGGCTGGTTATAACGTCGGGGAGGAAACGTCAACCGACAGTGGCATCGACCATTTTTAATTAAGACCAAGTTGATATACTCATTATTCTGAAATACTACTTCGTTCTTTTGCctccaatatttttttcttcgaaattaaaaaaaaaaaaaaaagccccaGTTTATAATAACAACAAGTACGATAGGTTGACCCTTGACGTAACtcgtttattttgtttatactaAACATACTGTTGTAGTTGAAATGTGTTTGCGGATGCAACTAGTTGTCGAAGTTTTGTCCCCATGACTTTAATCAGCTTAATAATGGACACTTTCAAATAGAATAGCAATGCAacgttaattttttgtaaattattgttGATGAAATGTGGAGTCAGACTTCAAACAATAAGGTTTGTACCTGCATGAATAGATAAtcgtatatgaaaaaaaaacgtgtagggaattttagtttttaaagctttttttttatttcgtatttGATTTTGTTTCAAGTGCAACGGTTGAGCTTCAATACTAAACCCGCGTCTGGCATAGTGAATGCAGATAACGAATTGTTGTCAAATTGTAACAAATTATTCGAAACAAATTCTTatagttttataattttatttataggcTTTTGAAGATAGGACCTGCATACAAGACTTTCAAAGAGAAGCACAAATTAAATCTGTTGGTCTATTTGATTTCCAGTAGAGAAGATCACTTACTTAAATCCCTAGAACTTCTACCATTAGCCAACGGAGCATTCATCAAGTTTGCAacgaataaaatttcaaatattttcgttTGTTCCTCCATTGTTAGACAGCTTTGTCCTGGTATAGAAGATAGATTAGTGCGAACAGTTTCTGATCAAGTCGATGAATGGATTCTCAGACTAGCAAAATCAGGTAATGAAATTGATTGTATTAGCTCTCAGacttaattattttgaaacaagAATACAGATGCATGTATTTGTTGATAGTGTAACACCGTGATACTAAcgttaaaattcaaataaagtttcATGAACCATCCTTAACTttgaccatactttgacctataatggttttcttttgtaaattgtaacttggatgtaGAGCTACTTATTCGCACTCGTGCAACATCTTATTACATTTATCAGTTGAAAACTAAATGAAAATCACAAGAATGCCATACTCCGAAATGGAATCGTCTTTTCATAGGTTTCTTGTATATTCAGCAACTTAAAAATACAGATGCATCTCTTGTTttagataaaatcatttttgaactcttttcttaattgaaaaaaatattgattcatACACTTGATATGTTAGTATTATTTTACATTgtgttaattttaaatgtttgatgtactgttttatattcattttagGTAGGACCCAATTGATTGAACCGGGTCAAAGTGATGTCCTTAAGCTCATATCGCAATCAATTGAAAAGATACTAGGACACAGTAAGGACAATAGGACGTTAAGATGGCAGAAACAAGGgcaattaaatgaaaaatggTTGATGTTTGTGTGGGAATATTTAAGGCGGGATGGGGTCCATCTTCCACATGACTTATTTATTTTACCCCATTATGACAAACTTCTTAGACTAAATCAACCCCTGATTGTCGAGTCAGATGATCGATGCTTTTTACCGGCATCAATTGTGAGATGTTTGAAAGAAATGGGAGTCACTGTTCTGAATCCTCTTCCATGTTATATTAATTGCTGCCAAGAAATATACGACAAGTATGTAGAGAGACCAACGGTTAATGGAGTTATGAAACTTGTAGCAGACGTCTGCCCGAAACATGTTAAAAACTTCAACGACAACGTTCAAAGTTCGGACAAAGAAGAATTTGTTCATTTTGTGGGTTCCACCTACTCTTTAAACAatgctaaaaaaaatgttttaaaaaaattgaaaatgtttaataGCAATATACCTGACTGTTATGTTTCAATTGAAGATGTTTCGGATATCGCACCCGACGATTTGCTTCCTGTGCCTTTACCAGACAAATCTATAAAACCAAAGAATAGCACAGAAAAAAGTTTAGCAATACACTTAGGTGCAAGGATTCTAAGTTTGAAAGAAGTTGTGGAAACAATCCTGAAGACATATATTGGTAGATCAACAACCCACAATGATACTCAGAAGCAAATTATGATGAGATACGTTATTGAAAATAAGTCTTTATTCCTACACGATACTGAAATAAAAAGTTTAGTCAGAGAGGTTGAATTCGTTAGATCGGAAAATGGTAACATAAGAAAACCAAATGAACTGTTTGATCCAACAGATCACCATCTTGTTCAAATGTTCAACGACAAAGGAAAATTCCCGCAGAATCAAGAAATAACGTATTTAAATACTCTAAAAACGTTTGGACTAAAGTTATCCGCAGATTTAAACACCACTGATATCTACGATGTGGCCATATGTATCCACAGAAAAGCGTCATTGCCACAAACACCATTCATTGCTGAAGAACAGGCAAATGGACTCCTAAACATATTAATGAAGAATGAACACATTTTGGAATCGTTTCAcattaatagaaaattaaaggACGTTCTTGCTGACTTGAAAATTATTCGTCCATTGAGAAAACCCAAATCTTATCCAGAAGTATTGAAATGGTTTGATTGTCCAGATGCTTTTTGTAAACCAACTGAAATGGTGTATAATGCTGAAAATCTTGTCGGCTCAACAATGCCACTCTTTCCAGATTTGCCTATGAAGTTGATTCAAAAACTTAATCCGAGCTGTCAAAATATACCCATTGCGAAAGTGTTTGAACAGTTACTCCTTCTAAGTAAGTCCTACAGTGAAATGTACAAACCAGAATTTCATCATTTcgtgaaacaaatatataaattccTAAATGAGGCTACAATAGACAAGGCAATGATTGGTTCTATAGAGAATAGGCCCGTTGTATGGACGGGAGATGGGTTTTGTCAACCCcagaaaatttatttaaatagcAGCAATGATGATATTCATCTTGAACCCTACCTTTTCCAATTACCTGGTGAATTCATTGTTATGAAAGAGTTCTTTCAGCGACTTGGTTGCAAGTTATGTCAGTCCCCTAAGATTCTCGTAGATGTCCAATATCAGATAATGCAACATCATAACCAGGTTCGAACAGAAATAGAGTATAGAAGGGATTTACGTCACAATATAGATATCCTTAATTACTTTAAGAGCCATTCTCTTTGTGCGATTGACTTCAATGTATTGATTCCTGTCGAAACTGAGATCGAAAACGAGTTAGTGCTTAAACCCATTGATGAATGTGCTTACCGTAGTAGCCATTGGTCCGAAGACGTTAAAATTATCGATGAAGAGGAACCTTTCGCCGTTCATCCGGATATTAGTTTTGCAGCAAGCATTGGGATAAAATCAATGGAAGAACACTATTTATCGGATACTGGAGTACTTAATTGGGAGCAAGAAGTATCTCTAGTCACCAGAATTAAATCTCTGCTCAAAGGTTATAGAGATGGTCTATCTGTTCCGAAAGAATTGATTCAGAATGCAGACGATGCAGGGGCAACAAAAGTATGTTTTCTTTATGATGAACGAAAAAACCTTGACTGCAGAACTAATCTTCTAAGTAAAGAGATGGGTGAATGTCAAGGACCTGCTCTTTGGATATACAACAATACTCAGTTCTCTGAAACAGATTTAAAGAATATAACGAAAGTTGAGAAAGAAACCAAAGATCTTTCTAAAATTGGTAAATTTGGAGTTGGATTTTGTTCCGTTTACAATCTGACAGATGTGCCAAGTTTTGTTTCTGGGGACACAATGGTGTTCTTTGATCCACAGGGATCTTatctaatgaaaaataaaacaaaagggaTGAGAATTGATATGAAATCACAGAAAAATCAGAGGATGCTTCAAAGATGGAGTGATCAGTTCAAGCCATTTAAAAACATATTCGGTTGTGATCTTAGCACTGACGGCGGTAGGATTCCTCATTTCGATGGAACACTCTTTAGACTACCTCTCAGAACACGTCAACAGTCTAGTAGTGAATTAAGCAGTATAGTTTATAGTCACGATGAAATGAAGGAATTGTTGGATATTTTCATAGAAAGTGCCGGAAATCTTCTATTGTTTACTCAAAATGTGAGCgaaattgaaatttttcatcTTTCTGAAATCGATACCAGACGAAAAAAACTTATCTTTAAAGTTTCTAGGAATCTAACATGGCATTTCCCGCTTACGTATAAAGAAAACGAAGACGACGAGAAGGAACATAACAAAGTTCCAGTTTTGAAGAACTGTTCACCAAAAAATGACAATGCATTGGACAAGAATTCCAGTTTTGGAACTTATCAATACAGTGCTGAAATTGAAATGAGATTTAAAGAAACTGGAAAACAATTTCATGGGCAGACTGGGCATTCAAATAAAACCAATTGGATGGTTTCATGGGCCTCTGGTACAAATGAATGTTTAAGACAATCAATGCAGGGTATTGGAGCTAATATGTTACCTATAGCAGCTATTGCTGTAATGATAGAGGACAACAATGGACAAAGAACTGCTATTCCATTGTCAGATGCCCCGTATGGATTTTACAAAACAAGTCATTTGTTTTGTGTTCTTCCACTACCAATAGAGACTCCTTTTAATTTCCACATAAGTGGATCATTTGCCGTTACACAAGACAGGAATCAACTCTCTATTGAAACGAGTGATGCCAAGAAACATTGTGAATTTAGCTGGAACAAAGCTGTTATGGAAGATGCTGTTGTACAATCTCTGTTTTCTCTTTTAAAAGGTTTGAAAGAGAAAAATATCAAGCCAGGAATAGACCTGCAACTCCTGTGGCCAGTTTTCAATTCGTATGTCGAAGATATTTATAAAGCAACAAAAAATGGATTTATCGCTGAATTGTTGTCGTCTAACCAAAAGGTAATATTTCAGTCTGACCTAAATCGTTGGACAGAATTTAGCTCTTGCAGAATGCTTGATCCGCAATTGTCAAACTCTGATGTTGGAAATATTGCTTATAAACATGCTTTACAgtatttgaaaaaacaaaagaTTATTCTGATCCAGATGCCGGATTGGTTACTTGCCGACTTCAAGGTGGTCTGCGGAGATTCAATAAATGAATACGTAATCTCAACAGAAATGTTTTATGAGAAAGTTTTTTTCCCGTTGGTAAATGAAGAAGCACTTTCAGCTATGGATCGaaacatattgttattgtatgcAGTGGACAAAAACAATGAcaaaataaaccagatgctcacCAGCCATGCTTGCTTTCCATCAACAAGAGGGGTTCTGAGAAAACCCTCTGATATTATTCTACGACCGAGTCTTTTAAGCAAGTTGTATATTCCGGGTGATGGATATTTTCTGGAATTTAGTATTCAGCAGGAAGAAGAACGTTTTGAACTTTTCAAACAAATGGGAATGCTTTATGAGAGCCTGCCAGA encodes:
- the LOC139491551 gene encoding sacsin-like, whose amino-acid sequence is MAADVLEPEYEGIIRNTLIEDLSKILYTYSNDGQILKELIQNAEDAGADKIAILYDERNFIQDSKRIKHDSSYAKYFEGPALIVYNNEEFSDADWKGIRRIGTSIKKLDPSKVGRFGLGFKSVFHITDYPMIISGRLMMILDPYRDETRCCIPLELSKLKLYSGMNECYTALFQVFDFGQNVLDAGYYNGTMFRFPLRKETTELSDSVYNQEKINNLLRVFKKEASLTLIFLKSLEEVSLYECMDSIYEQNPDYIVTIGGSKSEIAKQSRKAMQHKTIPDESFVNVYELVLVTTSKRQREDHEWLVMNRLEGISDASEGLLELATKLSYLPCVGIAVPVLSSDTFTGHIFFSLPLPMQAISMTKLPLHINGTFALSEDRKQLKWADKFSESNKEDSVQWNELLVSTVLPKAYIDLIMEIRNRNDEHLMLRCIPDPLEIDVIFKECISKLFRNLKDAPFLYTESGGGKWIRLKDAVFQIFSENTDEDIRETLIYTMRQYKSCLVDTTGYERVYGILTKAFGQQPQDASPQFISERLLKIGPAYKTFKEKHKLNLLVYLISSREDHLLKSLELLPLANGAFIKFATNKISNIFVCSSIVRQLCPGIEDRLVRTVSDQVDEWILRLAKSGRTQLIEPGQSDVLKLISQSIEKILGHSKDNRTLRWQKQGQLNEKWLMFVWEYLRRDGVHLPHDLFILPHYDKLLRLNQPLIVESDDRCFLPASIVRCLKEMGVTVLNPLPCYINCCQEIYDKYVERPTVNGVMKLVADVCPKHVKNFNDNVQSSDKEEFVHFVGSTYSLNNAKKNVLKKLKMFNSNIPDCYVSIEDVSDIAPDDLLPVPLPDKSIKPKNSTEKSLAIHLGARILSLKEVVETILKTYIGRSTTHNDTQKQIMMRYVIENKSLFLHDTEIKSLVREVEFVRSENGNIRKPNELFDPTDHHLVQMFNDKGKFPQNQEITYLNTLKTFGLKLSADLNTTDIYDVAICIHRKASLPQTPFIAEEQANGLLNILMKNEHILESFHINRKLKDVLADLKIIRPLRKPKSYPEVLKWFDCPDAFCKPTEMVYNAENLVGSTMPLFPDLPMKLIQKLNPSCQNIPIAKVFEQLLLLSKSYSEMYKPEFHHFVKQIYKFLNEATIDKAMIGSIENRPVVWTGDGFCQPQKIYLNSSNDDIHLEPYLFQLPGEFIVMKEFFQRLGCKLCQSPKILVDVQYQIMQHHNQVRTEIEYRRDLRHNIDILNYFKSHSLCAIDFNVLIPVETEIENELVLKPIDECAYRSSHWSEDVKIIDEEEPFAVHPDISFAASIGIKSMEEHYLSDTGVLNWEQEVSLVTRIKSLLKGYRDGLSVPKELIQNADDAGATKVCFLYDERKNLDCRTNLLSKEMGECQGPALWIYNNTQFSETDLKNITKVEKETKDLSKIGKFGVGFCSVYNLTDVPSFVSGDTMVFFDPQGSYLMKNKTKGMRIDMKSQKNQRMLQRWSDQFKPFKNIFGCDLSTDGGRIPHFDGTLFRLPLRTRQQSSSELSSIVYSHDEMKELLDIFIESAGNLLLFTQNVSEIEIFHLSEIDTRRKKLIFKVSRNLTWHFPLTYKENEDDEKEHNKVPVLKNCSPKNDNALDKNSSFGTYQYSAEIEMRFKETGKQFHGQTGHSNKTNWMVSWASGTNECLRQSMQGIGANMLPIAAIAVMIEDNNGQRTAIPLSDAPYGFYKTSHLFCVLPLPIETPFNFHISGSFAVTQDRNQLSIETSDAKKHCEFSWNKAVMEDAVVQSLFSLLKGLKEKNIKPGIDLQLLWPVFNSYVEDIYKATKNGFIAELLSSNQKVIFQSDLNRWTEFSSCRMLDPQLSNSDVGNIAYKHALQYLKKQKIILIQMPDWLLADFKVVCGDSINEYVISTEMFYEKVFFPLVNEEALSAMDRNILLLYAVDKNNDKINQMLTSHACFPSTRGVLRKPSDIILRPSLLSKLYIPGDGYFLEFSIQQEEERFELFKQMGMLYESLPDSLMIDRCASVENLSKKCVDCAMQRCKDIFEYFERYPPEMNNELINALTKMKFVPVMIKPKHWPFKWKVVAGAEKNKFCRTKHKLEPFSEKIHLPQFFTMESPENLYFDDCKELICCTKLVSYTRAIGTKNINKVLHILGVKGFEKTGIPLDHVVEQLQSLISQCDKEKITFVRPVLETILKWIDSHCKTLDDEGNEKAKTLVF